A genomic segment from Epinephelus fuscoguttatus linkage group LG17, E.fuscoguttatus.final_Chr_v1 encodes:
- the trappc3 gene encoding trafficking protein particle complex subunit 3, with the protein MSRQSNRTTDSKKMNSELFTLTYGALVTQLCKDYENDEEVNKQLDKMGYNIGVRLIEDFLARSSIGRCQDFRETADVIAKVAFKMYLGITPSVTNWSPAGDEFSLILENNPLVDFVELPDNHSTLIYSNLLCGVLRGALEMVQMAVDVRFAQDTLRGDNVTEIRMKFIKRIEENLPAGDE; encoded by the exons ATGTCCAGGCAATCCAACCGAACAACAGACAGCAAGAAGATG AACTCTGAGCTGTTCACCCTGACCTACGGGGCCCTGGTCACCCAGCTCTGTAAAGACTACGAGAATGACGAGGAAGTCAATAAACAACTGGACAAGAT GGGTTATAACATTGGAGTGCGTCTGATCGAGGACTTCCTGGCACGCTCCAGCATCGGCAGGTGTCAGGATTTCCGAGAAACAGCCGATGTCATTGCTAAG GTCGCATTTAAGATGTACCTGGGAATCACCCCCAGTGTGACCAACTGGAGCCCGGCAGGAGATGAGTTCTCCCTCATTCTCGAGAACAACCCACTGGTAGATTTTGTGGAGCTGCCGGATAACCACAGCACGCTGATCTACTCCAACCTGCTGTGTGGGGTCCTCAGAGGAGCCCTGGAGATG GTCCAGATGGCCGTGGATGTGAGATTCGCTCAAGACACTCTCAGAGGGGACAATGTGACAGAAATCCGCATGAAGTTTATCAAGAGGATCGAGGAAAATCTCCCAGCAGGAGACgagtga